The following proteins are encoded in a genomic region of Alphaproteobacteria bacterium:
- the cas7c gene encoding type I-C CRISPR-associated protein Cas7/Csd2, translating to MNPIQHRYDFVFLFDVLDGNPNGDPDADNLPRFDPETGHGLVTDVCLKRKIRNFVSLAHNNKAPYDIYIKEKAVLNDIHDRAYTALGIDTSDSKDGKRKGKGDEVDKARQWMCQNFYDVRTFGAVMSTGTNCGQVRGPVQFSFARSFDPVIPTEHTVTRMVVTTAKEAEKQQGDNRTMGKKNTIPYGLYMAHGFISANLAAQTGFSEHDLQLLWQALGMMFEHDRSAARGLMSTRGLYVFEHESKLGNAPAHALFERIQVTPKDNDKIARKFGDYEINIHNSELPQGITLHCMHESQLLAKAA from the coding sequence ATGAACCCTATCCAACATCGTTATGATTTTGTATTTTTGTTTGATGTCCTAGATGGAAATCCTAACGGCGATCCCGATGCAGATAATTTGCCTCGTTTTGACCCAGAAACAGGACATGGATTAGTAACCGATGTATGCTTGAAACGTAAAATAAGGAATTTTGTCAGCCTAGCTCATAATAATAAAGCACCCTATGATATCTATATTAAGGAAAAAGCTGTTCTTAATGACATCCATGACCGAGCATATACAGCTCTAGGTATAGATACCAGCGATAGTAAAGATGGTAAACGCAAAGGCAAGGGTGATGAAGTCGATAAAGCCCGTCAATGGATGTGTCAAAATTTCTATGACGTAAGAACATTTGGTGCCGTTATGTCTACTGGTACTAACTGCGGACAAGTACGTGGTCCTGTTCAGTTTTCTTTTGCTCGAAGCTTTGATCCTGTTATCCCAACAGAACACACCGTAACCAGGATGGTCGTAACAACAGCAAAGGAGGCAGAAAAACAGCAAGGTGATAATCGTACTATGGGTAAAAAAAATACCATCCCATATGGTCTTTACATGGCACATGGCTTTATATCTGCTAACTTGGCCGCACAAACTGGTTTTTCAGAACATGACCTCCAACTCTTATGGCAAGCTTTGGGTATGATGTTTGAACATGACCGTTCAGCTGCTAGAGGGCTCATGTCGACTAGAGGCTTGTATGTATTTGAACATGAAAGCAAATTAGGTAATGCCCCAGCACACGCATTATTTGAGCGTATTCAAGTAACACCAAAAGATAACGATAAAATTGCACGAAAATTTGGTGATTATGAGATTAATATCCATAATTCAGAATTACCCCAAGGTATTACGCTGCATTGTATGCACGAAAGCCAGCTGTTAGCAAAAGCCGCTTAA
- a CDS encoding thiazole synthase — protein MTDGLTIAGKAFQSRLIVGTGKYKDFQETQAAIEASGAEIVTVAVRRVNVHKKDEPMLQDYLDPKKYTYLPNTAGCFTKDDALRTLRLAREMGGWNLVKLEVLSEHKTLYPDMIETLAAAEVLVKEGFDVMTYCSDDPILAKRLEDMGCCAIMPLGAPIGSGLGIQNPLNIQFIIESVSVPVLVDAGVGTASDTAKAMELGCDAVLMNSAIAHATYPVTMAKAMKLAVESGRLAYLAGRMPKKDFAVASSPLQGMIHTPSKQHV, from the coding sequence ATGACAGATGGCTTGACCATTGCAGGCAAAGCGTTTCAATCGCGATTGATTGTGGGTACGGGCAAATACAAAGATTTTCAGGAAACCCAGGCGGCAATAGAAGCCTCGGGTGCTGAAATTGTCACCGTTGCCGTACGCCGGGTGAACGTCCACAAGAAGGATGAACCGATGTTGCAGGATTATCTTGATCCTAAAAAATATACCTATCTTCCCAATACGGCCGGTTGTTTTACAAAAGATGATGCCTTAAGGACATTGCGACTGGCACGGGAGATGGGAGGATGGAACCTGGTAAAATTAGAAGTTTTATCTGAGCATAAAACCCTATACCCTGATATGATAGAAACGCTCGCCGCAGCCGAAGTGTTGGTAAAAGAGGGATTTGATGTGATGACCTATTGCAGCGATGATCCTATTTTAGCCAAACGTCTGGAAGATATGGGGTGTTGTGCCATTATGCCATTAGGTGCGCCGATTGGTTCGGGCCTTGGCATTCAAAATCCACTTAATATCCAGTTTATTATCGAATCCGTCAGTGTGCCGGTGTTAGTTGATGCTGGTGTTGGCACGGCTTCAGATACGGCTAAGGCTATGGAGCTTGGTTGTGATGCGGTGTTAATGAACAGCGCTATTGCTCATGCCACCTACCCAGTTACGATGGCTAAAGCAATGAAATTGGCGGTTGAGTCGGGACGTCTGGCATATTTAGCCGGCAGGATGCCTAAGAAAGATTTTGCTGTTGCTTCATCTCCTTTACAGGGCATGATTCATACGCCTTCCAAACAACATGTCTAG
- the cas4 gene encoding CRISPR-associated protein Cas4 → MLNYIPRQDIDGEQFTLLPVSISALQHYSYCPRQCALIHQEQQFSDNIHTARGHAVHAVVDIPESDIAKGIPVERALPIYSRQLGLVGKADVVEFRDKVPYPVEYKHGGRRAKIHDDIQLAAQAICLEEMLSISVSRGAIYYFRSRRRREVVIDDELRTLVYQTTLAIRNIMNSEDLPTAFNDARCNECSLYEICQPKALTAQSTIKQMIDDLYNPGDKNE, encoded by the coding sequence ATGCTAAACTATATTCCACGACAAGATATTGACGGAGAGCAATTCACATTGCTTCCCGTCTCTATTTCTGCCCTTCAGCATTACAGTTATTGTCCAAGACAATGTGCCCTCATTCATCAAGAGCAGCAATTTTCAGACAATATACATACTGCGCGGGGCCACGCAGTTCATGCAGTTGTGGATATTCCCGAAAGTGATATTGCCAAAGGAATACCTGTCGAGCGTGCACTTCCGATCTATTCACGTCAACTAGGGTTAGTCGGCAAGGCTGATGTTGTTGAATTTCGTGATAAAGTTCCTTATCCAGTCGAGTATAAACATGGTGGTCGACGTGCAAAGATACACGACGACATCCAATTAGCTGCACAGGCAATTTGTCTGGAAGAAATGCTGAGTATTTCAGTTTCCAGGGGGGCTATATATTATTTTAGATCACGCAGAAGGCGTGAGGTTGTGATTGACGATGAGTTACGAACGTTAGTTTACCAAACAACTTTAGCAATACGCAATATCATGAATAGCGAAGACCTACCAACCGCTTTCAATGATGCCCGCTGCAATGAGTGCTCTCTCTATGAAATATGCCAACCCAAAGCCTTAACCGCTCAATCCACTATAAAACAGATGATTGATGATCTTTATAATCCGGGAGATAAAAACGAATGA
- the cas5c gene encoding type I-C CRISPR-associated protein Cas5 translates to METFIITVDGTYACFTRPEMKAERVSYDVITPSAARAVYEAIFWKPAINWIITQIEVLNPIQFTNIRRNEVGCVISSRNVTQAMNNGSGNLGIYIEDERQQRASVLLKDVKYRLHAQMKIKPEALAQNSTTKMHEMFNRRVSKGQCFMQPYLGCREFPGYFSLSSSEEKVQPISKTDDLGWMLYDMDYSQANIPMPRFFRAKMINGRIQVPSPDSMEIRG, encoded by the coding sequence ATGGAAACATTTATCATAACCGTTGATGGTACATATGCGTGTTTTACACGTCCCGAAATGAAAGCAGAACGGGTTTCATATGACGTCATTACGCCCTCTGCAGCACGGGCTGTTTATGAAGCTATTTTCTGGAAGCCAGCCATAAATTGGATTATCACCCAAATAGAAGTACTCAATCCTATTCAATTTACCAACATTCGGCGCAATGAAGTTGGCTGCGTGATTTCCTCCAGGAATGTAACTCAGGCCATGAACAACGGTTCTGGCAATTTAGGTATATACATAGAGGATGAGCGGCAGCAACGCGCAAGTGTATTGCTGAAAGACGTAAAATACCGCCTTCACGCACAAATGAAAATAAAGCCTGAGGCATTAGCACAAAATTCAACCACAAAAATGCATGAAATGTTTAACCGGCGTGTGTCGAAAGGCCAATGCTTTATGCAACCTTATTTAGGATGCAGAGAATTTCCGGGTTATTTTTCCCTTTCTTCATCCGAAGAAAAGGTTCAACCGATCTCAAAAACAGATGATCTTGGCTGGATGCTTTATGATATGGATTACTCACAGGCTAATATTCCCATGCCTCGTTTTTTCAGAGCGAAAATGATTAATGGCCGCATTCAGGTTCCCTCACCAGATAGCATGGAGATCCGAGGATGA
- the cas2 gene encoding CRISPR-associated endonuclease Cas2, which translates to MLILVSYDVRTENPEGRRRLRKVSKICVAHGQRVQKSVFECQLTMMQLEEMERRLLQAIDEKEDNLRIYRLSESSNWNVKQYGCFRSLDFSGPLVV; encoded by the coding sequence ATGCTTATTCTTGTAAGTTATGATGTGCGCACCGAAAATCCTGAAGGCAGAAGGCGTCTTCGAAAAGTATCTAAAATATGTGTAGCTCATGGACAACGTGTACAAAAGTCAGTTTTTGAATGTCAACTCACAATGATGCAACTAGAAGAAATGGAACGTCGTCTACTTCAAGCCATTGATGAAAAAGAAGATAATTTACGAATTTATCGCCTAAGTGAATCTTCTAACTGGAATGTTAAGCAATATGGCTGTTTTCGATCACTGGATTTTAGTGGACCACTTGTGGTATAA
- the rpmG gene encoding 50S ribosomal protein L33: MSGKKKKNSLLFKLVSTAGTGFFYVVKRNPKQLPEKLEFRKYDPKVRKHVIFKEKKLSS; encoded by the coding sequence ATGTCTGGTAAAAAGAAAAAAAATTCACTGCTTTTCAAACTGGTCAGCACTGCTGGAACCGGCTTTTTCTACGTTGTTAAACGTAACCCTAAGCAATTGCCAGAGAAACTTGAATTCCGTAAGTATGATCCAAAAGTGCGTAAGCATGTGATCTTCAAAGAGAAAAAGCTTTCTAGCTAA
- the cas8c gene encoding type I-C CRISPR-associated protein Cas8c/Csd1, which produces MILQSLYEYYVRKEADSELNGQSSLTPSGWERKEIPFILVIDSSGQLVSIEDQRDENGKRAKAYLVPQAIKKTSAIAANLFWDNPEYVLGYVAEGKKAERIHEQHQAFIQKIRDFFPNHHTDIGIEALLNFLIHDPLTQAMALAEWKNIEKASKSNLSFRLSTDTLLICQRPIVMSLMDTNNKTEATDAIKGHCLVTGEYSTIARLHPAIKGVFGTQTAGGNIVSFNLDAFRFYRKHQGNNAPISEKATETYTKALNYLLRRESQQKTLMGDGTTLVWWAEQPEARQIEEDFWLLFVERDNPDKRSEAIRSLLKSPWNGSQYSDSENTKFFILGLAPNAARIAIRFFRVATVTEFGKNISAYFKEIALPHFEETSFPSISSLCAAINDLDRLPANFQGRLFESIISGTPYPKLLFHSALHRIRATRFVTHNAAAILKACLIRNFPNSNYHREVLMTLQEDNRDIGYVLGQLFSIYDKLKEEETDGRANRRDKFFSALSTRPCAVISRLEHLSQCDLKKLRRSKETRGLAITREKQIQKAMSKLAGPIPPTLSVEQQAMFALGYYHQRQDFFTSKTKPTDQEDAA; this is translated from the coding sequence ATGATACTACAATCTCTTTATGAATATTATGTGCGTAAAGAAGCTGATTCTGAGCTTAATGGTCAATCATCACTTACTCCTTCTGGATGGGAAAGAAAGGAAATTCCTTTTATCTTAGTCATTGATTCAAGCGGTCAACTTGTATCTATCGAAGATCAACGCGATGAAAATGGCAAACGCGCAAAAGCATATTTAGTACCCCAAGCCATCAAAAAGACAAGTGCGATTGCAGCTAATCTTTTCTGGGACAATCCAGAATATGTATTAGGCTATGTTGCGGAGGGGAAGAAGGCTGAACGCATCCATGAACAACATCAAGCTTTCATTCAGAAGATTAGAGATTTTTTTCCCAATCATCATACCGACATAGGGATTGAAGCCTTACTAAATTTTCTCATTCACGATCCACTTACTCAAGCAATGGCTCTTGCTGAATGGAAAAACATTGAAAAAGCGTCTAAGTCTAACCTTTCGTTTCGTTTAAGCACAGATACTCTGCTGATTTGCCAACGTCCTATCGTAATGTCACTAATGGATACAAACAATAAAACAGAAGCAACAGATGCTATCAAAGGACATTGTTTAGTCACCGGCGAATATTCAACTATTGCCCGATTACATCCAGCTATCAAAGGCGTATTTGGCACACAAACTGCAGGAGGAAACATTGTCTCATTTAATCTTGATGCTTTCCGCTTTTATAGAAAACACCAAGGTAATAATGCACCTATAAGCGAAAAGGCTACTGAAACCTATACAAAAGCACTTAATTATTTGTTACGTAGAGAGTCGCAACAAAAAACGCTAATGGGAGATGGAACCACCCTCGTTTGGTGGGCAGAACAACCGGAAGCCAGACAGATAGAAGAAGATTTTTGGTTGTTATTTGTTGAACGCGACAATCCAGATAAACGTTCTGAAGCTATTCGCAGTCTCCTCAAGAGCCCCTGGAATGGAAGCCAATACAGTGACAGTGAAAATACGAAATTCTTTATACTAGGATTAGCTCCTAATGCAGCAAGGATCGCCATACGTTTTTTTAGAGTAGCTACTGTCACTGAATTTGGCAAAAATATAAGTGCTTATTTTAAAGAGATTGCTCTTCCCCATTTTGAGGAAACTTCTTTCCCATCAATATCTTCCTTATGCGCAGCAATCAATGACCTAGATAGACTACCCGCTAATTTTCAGGGCAGACTATTTGAGAGCATCATTTCAGGAACCCCATATCCTAAACTACTGTTTCATAGCGCTCTACATAGAATACGCGCTACCCGATTTGTTACCCATAATGCTGCCGCCATACTTAAAGCATGCCTGATTCGAAATTTTCCTAACAGCAACTATCATCGTGAGGTACTTATGACATTACAAGAAGATAATAGAGACATTGGCTATGTACTCGGCCAATTGTTTTCCATTTATGACAAATTAAAAGAAGAAGAAACAGATGGTCGTGCGAATAGACGAGATAAGTTTTTTAGTGCCCTTTCGACCCGACCCTGTGCTGTCATTTCCCGGTTAGAGCATTTATCCCAATGTGATTTAAAGAAACTGCGGAGAAGTAAAGAAACACGTGGATTAGCAATTACACGCGAAAAACAAATCCAGAAGGCAATGTCAAAATTAGCTGGCCCAATACCGCCAACGCTTAGTGTAGAACAACAGGCCATGTTCGCATTAGGTTACTACCATCAACGGCAAGATTTTTTCACCAGCAAAACTAAACCAACCGATCAAGAAGACGCCGCATAA
- the cas1c gene encoding type I-C CRISPR-associated endonuclease Cas1, which produces MTHQLLNTLYVTTIGAYVRLENDTVRVENEGQKLVQVPLQHIGSIVTFGETLISPILMHRCAEQGISLTLLDRNGVFKARVEGSVSGNVLLRQSQYKHDAIATIELARNIVAAKIRNSRQVMLRGARESRVDSDNESLRLSAETLDKLLISLRGVENLDQIRGLEGEAARNYFGVFSLLVKPSSREDFTLNGRTRRPPLDRMNALLSFLYTLLTHDCRSAIESVGLDSQWGFLHVARPGRPSLALDLIEEFRAYMADRLALTLVNRGQIKASNFTIRPGGAVWMDDDARRAVIVAYQERKKEEILHPLLEKTTPLGLLPFVQARLLARTIRGDMEGYVPFITR; this is translated from the coding sequence ATGACCCATCAGTTATTAAATACCTTATATGTAACAACTATAGGAGCTTATGTCCGTTTAGAAAACGACACTGTACGTGTTGAAAATGAAGGACAAAAACTTGTCCAGGTTCCATTACAGCATATTGGTTCTATTGTTACTTTTGGCGAAACATTGATTTCACCTATTCTAATGCACCGATGTGCAGAGCAAGGTATTTCTCTTACTCTACTCGATCGTAATGGTGTGTTTAAAGCGAGAGTTGAAGGATCAGTCAGCGGGAACGTCCTTCTTAGACAATCGCAATATAAACATGATGCCATCGCTACTATTGAATTGGCACGCAACATTGTTGCTGCAAAAATTAGAAACAGCAGACAGGTCATGCTGCGAGGCGCCAGGGAATCTCGGGTAGATAGCGATAATGAATCACTTAGACTTTCTGCTGAAACATTGGATAAATTGTTAATCAGTCTTAGGGGTGTAGAGAATCTTGACCAAATTCGAGGTTTAGAGGGAGAAGCTGCTCGTAATTATTTCGGTGTTTTTTCCTTACTAGTTAAACCATCATCCAGGGAAGACTTTACATTAAATGGCCGTACACGTCGGCCACCATTAGACCGCATGAATGCACTGTTATCGTTTCTTTATACACTTCTGACTCATGATTGTCGTTCTGCAATAGAAAGTGTAGGGCTTGATTCACAATGGGGATTCCTGCATGTTGCTCGCCCAGGTCGCCCCTCTCTTGCATTGGACCTCATTGAAGAATTCAGAGCTTATATGGCTGACCGCTTGGCACTAACCTTAGTAAACCGTGGACAAATCAAGGCCTCTAATTTTACTATAAGACCAGGAGGCGCAGTTTGGATGGATGATGATGCCCGCCGTGCTGTTATAGTGGCCTACCAGGAACGCAAGAAAGAAGAGATTCTTCATCCATTACTTGAAAAAACTACCCCGCTTGGCTTATTGCCATTTGTTCAAGCACGCCTGTTGGCACGAACAATTCGCGGGGATATGGAAGGGTATGTTCCATTTATAACACGGTAA
- the thiS gene encoding sulfur carrier protein ThiS gives MEIQLNGEPYYLDQAMTIETLVKHLGLDLNKVAVERNQKVVVRSQHGTTPVNEGDAIEIIHFIGGG, from the coding sequence ATGGAAATTCAACTTAACGGCGAACCTTATTATCTTGACCAGGCGATGACCATCGAAACGCTGGTCAAGCATCTGGGACTTGATTTAAACAAAGTAGCGGTTGAGAGAAACCAAAAAGTAGTGGTGCGCTCGCAGCACGGGACGACTCCCGTCAATGAAGGCGACGCAATCGAGATTATTCATTTTATAGGTGGAGGTTAG